The Haloterrigena turkmenica DSM 5511 genome includes the window CGTGGAGCGGCGAGCGGCGTTTCGACTCGTGTGCCACCGTCCGCGGCGTCCGTTCACCCGTCAACCCGCGGTTCGGGTCCCGGTCGGACGGTCGGCGGTCCCCCTCTAGATAGCGAGACCGCCTGTTCCCAGCGGCGATTGGAATACTAAGGAGGGGCTCCTTCGGAGATGCCGGCCGTCCGATCGGACGCAAACGGGTGAACCGAGATCATGAGCGAATCCGACACGTCCGATTCGACCGCGACCCGGACCGCGGCCGCGCTGAGCGACAAGCAGCGTCGCATCCTTCGATACCTCCGCGAGCAGAGCCAGACGAACACCTACTTCAAGTCCCGTCTCATCGGCGACGACCTGGGTATGAGCGCCAAGGAAGTCGGCGTGAACATGCCGGCGCTCGTCGACGGCGAGTTCGACGTAACCGTCGAGAAGTGGGGGTACTCCAGTTCGACGACGTGGAAGGTAACGACCTGACCGCATCGCACGACGTTCCGGCTCCGATCGGTCGCGTTTCTCTCGACGATCGATCCGTTGCGGTCGCGCACAGCGGACAGCGGCGACGAGCCGTTCCGTTCGACGACCGACTCCCGGCGAACGTCCCCGTCGACTCGAACCGTCCGTTCGCCCCGTCTCCCACCGCCAGCGTGGAAAGATTCACGTACAACAGTGTGCT containing:
- a CDS encoding DUF7123 family protein produces the protein MSESDTSDSTATRTAAALSDKQRRILRYLREQSQTNTYFKSRLIGDDLGMSAKEVGVNMPALVDGEFDVTVEKWGYSSSTTWKVTT